The following are from one region of the Clostridium butyricum genome:
- the mobQ gene encoding MobQ family relaxase, whose translation MSIYHFGQMKVISRGTGRSVIASSAYISGEKLYNEYDGLTHDYTRKQGVVFSEVMLPENAKDEWKNRQILWNEVEKIEKSKVSQLARSFEVGLQTEFTLEENIKLIKEYVKDNFIDKGMCADICIHDKSDGNPHAHVMLTMRKIDEQGKFLPKAEKQYLCRNDKGDEKYLNSNDLKDDRDFGKVYKCRYKNDYKELTNRELKMEEYKNYKKISKYPLDKKIDMCSDWNNTNNVELWREDWARINNRLFDEKGLNIRIDHRSYERQDINRVPTIHEGYGARLRAKNGKECDRIEINRYIANLNEKIKGYENDIHKLKNEMIELNRDMDVKMKAGREEISLERPKSSYKTTDSDIKEILKKLKEKLSDKANKHLGVDRALKYIDKRKIKTNNDVKVIKSQLATIRNNYGNRIDVIDDYINRMNSIYDNILRKSREVNSLEKEVGELGIFKFKQKKYLNERIEELKNEINGFKKSEFYQKDIKYTDKIEELKGQRKECLEVLKKCDNENSILYDIETLSKDKNKLLGNLNKDRNNDINFKVKRHSNELEL comes from the coding sequence ATGTCAATTTATCATTTTGGACAAATGAAAGTAATAAGCAGAGGAACAGGAAGAAGTGTAATTGCATCAAGTGCATATATAAGTGGTGAAAAATTATACAATGAATATGATGGACTTACACATGATTATACAAGAAAACAAGGAGTCGTTTTTTCAGAAGTAATGTTACCTGAAAATGCAAAAGATGAATGGAAGAATAGACAGATATTATGGAATGAAGTTGAGAAAATAGAAAAGAGTAAAGTAAGCCAGTTAGCACGAAGTTTTGAAGTTGGTTTGCAGACAGAATTTACACTTGAAGAAAATATAAAGTTAATTAAAGAATATGTGAAAGATAATTTTATAGATAAGGGAATGTGTGCAGATATCTGTATACATGATAAGAGTGATGGAAACCCTCATGCTCATGTAATGCTGACTATGAGAAAAATTGATGAACAGGGAAAATTTTTACCCAAGGCAGAAAAGCAATATCTATGTAGAAATGATAAGGGTGACGAAAAATATCTTAATTCCAATGATCTTAAAGATGATAGAGATTTTGGAAAAGTATATAAGTGCAGATATAAGAATGATTATAAAGAGTTAACTAATAGAGAATTGAAAATGGAAGAGTATAAGAATTATAAAAAGATTTCTAAATATCCACTAGATAAAAAAATAGATATGTGTTCTGACTGGAATAATACCAATAATGTAGAGCTATGGCGTGAAGATTGGGCAAGAATAAATAATAGACTATTTGATGAAAAAGGATTAAATATAAGAATAGATCATAGAAGCTATGAGAGGCAGGACATTAACAGAGTACCAACAATTCATGAAGGATATGGGGCAAGGCTTAGAGCTAAGAATGGAAAAGAATGTGACAGAATAGAGATCAATAGATACATAGCAAATCTAAATGAGAAGATTAAAGGGTATGAAAATGACATTCATAAATTAAAAAATGAAATGATCGAATTAAATAGAGACATGGATGTCAAAATGAAGGCTGGCAGAGAAGAAATAAGTTTAGAACGTCCTAAAAGCTCATATAAGACAACAGATAGTGATATTAAAGAAATACTAAAGAAACTAAAAGAAAAGCTGTCAGATAAAGCAAATAAGCATTTAGGAGTAGACAGAGCATTAAAGTACATTGATAAGAGAAAAATAAAAACAAATAATGATGTGAAAGTAATTAAATCTCAACTAGCGACTATAAGAAACAATTATGGAAACCGGATTGATGTAATAGATGATTATATTAATAGAATGAATTCAATTTATGATAATATTTTAAGAAAGAGTAGAGAGGTCAATTCATTAGAAAAGGAAGTTGGAGAGCTTGGAATATTTAAGTTTAAACAGAAAAAGTATTTGAATGAAAGAATTGAAGAATTAAAAAATGAAATTAATGGATTTAAAAAATCAGAGTTTTATCAAAAGGATATAAAATATACTGACAAAATAGAAGAACTAAAAGGACAGAGAAAAGAATGTTTAGAAGTCTTGAAAAAATGTGATAATGAAAATAGCATATTATATGATATTGAAACATTGAGTAAAGATAAGAATAAGCTCCTTGGCAATTTAAATAAGGATAGAAATAATGATATTAATTTTAAGGTGAAAAGACATTCAAATGAACTAGAGCTTTAA